One window of the Hippocampus zosterae strain Florida chromosome 8, ASM2543408v3, whole genome shotgun sequence genome contains the following:
- the LOC127605727 gene encoding cornifelin homolog B-like has product MASQEALIDWNTDLFDCCESASTCCYGYWCCPCLACTVAARYGENRCLPLYDIISPAVCVICELPLFAPPAVLALRANMRAKYGIKGSLCKDVATSCFCAWCSWCQMHRELKYRRKNPTVINVFNQTVVSQPPPVVIMNPNQPPPYVPHY; this is encoded by the exons ATGGCCTCCCAAGAAGCTCTCATCGACTGGAATACTGACCTCTTTGACTGCTGTGAAAGCGCCAGTACTT gCTGCTACGGTTACTGGTGCTGCCCTTGCTTAGCATGCACAGTCGCAGCAAGATATGGAGAGAACCGATGTCTCCCGTTGTATGACATCATCAGCCCTGCCGTGTGTGTCATTTGTGAGCTCCCTCTGTTTGCGCCGCCCGCCGTCTTGGCTCTGAGAGCAAACATGCGAGCCAAATACGGTATCAAG GGCTCCCTCTGTAAGGACGTTGCCACGAGCTGTTTCTGCGCGTGGTGCAGCTGGTGTCAGATGCACCGTGAGCTGAAATACCGAAGAAAAAATCCAACTGTCATTAATGTCTTCAACCAAACTGTTGTCTCGCAGCCTCCACCTGTCGTGATCATGAACCCAAACCAACCACCTCCTTATGTTCCTCACTACTAG